The DNA region GAATTAGTAGAGTGTATCATTCTCTCCGCTGAACTGGAGACGACTATGAAGCGCCTCCTGGACGAGATCGAAAGTACAAAGCGCCGTGTGAATGCCCTGGAATTCAAGGTTATTCCGGAGTTGATCGAAGCCCGTAACTTTATCAAGATGCGGCTCGACGAAATGGAACGCGAAGAGTTGTTCCGTATGAAAAGAACAAAGGGTAAGTCTGCCGCAAAGGCCGCAAAACTCTCCGCTGCACACGCAGCAGAATGATAATGCAGTACTGCAGGAGACCGGGAGAACCTCAGGGATCCCCGGAGATATCCGGGATCTTCTAACCCGAATCTCTTTATTCTTTTTTCGACTGTTTTTTTCATTTCAAGTTGGATACCGGACCGGTTTTTCCGATAAGAATATTCATATTATCTCCCGTCCCTTTAGATTAGCAATGAATACTCACTTCCCCGCCGATAAAGCCGATAAAATAGCGGAAATGTTTTGTTTTACCGATGATCAAAAACAATCGTTCTGCAATACCGCCGACGGGATCCTCCTGACCCACCAGGACGAGGACCCGGATACAATAATCACCGCCGTCTGCGAGTATGCAGATCTTATTGCAAAAAGCAAAGGAACCGGCTATACCCCGAAGATAGCCCGACAGAAGATCGGGGAGGACGTTCTTTTAACAAGCATCGAACCGCCGTGCGGGAGCAACACCTATATCCTGGAGACAAAGGAAGGGTTCCTCGTGATCGACAGCGGATTTCCCTGCTATGCCGAAGAACTGAAACGGACGGTCCTCTCGCTCTATCCGGATTTTGCACAGCGGAAGACCGAGCTTCTTATCACCCACATCGATATGGACCATATGGGGGCGATGGATCTCTTCGACTGCGTGTATCTGAACGAAGCGAGTCTGGAGAACTTCACGCGGGAAAATACCGGGGTCGCAAACTACCGGGTCAAGAATCCGAGCCGTGCCCCGTTCTATAATATGGTGGTGATGCTGACCGGCTACAAAACCCCGTCACTGAAAAACGTCAGTCTCATTGGAAGCGTGAAGCCCGACCCGACCATTCCCCTTTCGTATATCGGCGATCTGAAAACGGCCGGCCTCACCTTTTCGGTGTATGAAGGCATCGGCGGCCATGTGGAAGGGTCGATGCTCTTTCTCGAAAACGAGCTGGGGCTCATGTTTACCGGAGATATCCTGATAAATCCCGACGGCTTCACGCCTGAGCAGCTGAAAGTCAACCGCTACCCGGCGATCCTTGCAGGCGGAAGTGTGAACGAGGATTCAAAGAAAGCTGCCGCTGAGCGGTTTGCGGCGTATGATATGATGCAGGGAAGACGCTGGATGGTCTGTCCCGGACACGGAAACGTGTTCCAGCTGTAAAACCCTTTTTTCGCTTTTTTCATTATGATGCAGATTGTGCAAAAAAACAGGTCTATACTGGTAAGTAGAGAAAAAAACGAAAAGACGTTGGAAAAAGATATTGAGCCGGGAAGTTACCGGCGTGCGGGAGTGGTGTTGACCTTGCGGGTAACGTATCCTGCGACACGGTTACGGATCATTTTGCTTTCGATCGTGGTGATTTCAGCAACAACTTTCTTGTTGTCGTCAAAGTTGCCGTTGAAGCTTTTTCCGTGCTGTTCGAGAAGGGCGATGCCCATTGATTTGATATAACTTGGCTTGATTCCCATGAGTATTCCTCAGATGTCTATATATGTAAGACGTTGAGATATGATAAGTATTCTGTTTGCTACCTCCTCAGGAGTGGTTCCAAGGAGGCATATCCTGCCCGGTCCGCGGGAAGATTCGGGATTTGCTATGGCAAGCGGCACGCCTTTTCTGCATACCGAAGCGATCCCCCAGTCCATGGTCGAGATACCGGCCGGAAACTTTTCCGGGTCATAAACCTCGACATCCCGAAGAGTTTCGACAGCAGTTGCGAGGATATCGTCCTCATAGCGTATGCATGCCGCCGAGCGAATGGTGGGATCGAAACGCCGGACGGTAAGAAGGGTCTTGACGATCGGTTCATCGACGCCGAACCCTACGCTCGAACCTCTGGCGATGGCGACGCCTTTCTTGTCGACGGCGTCGGCGGTCGCATAGGCGATCGCCAGATCGTCACGCGGAATGATATAGCGCGAGACATCCTGCAGTTTGCCGTGAGCCTTCTGCAGATCGCGGAGAACCGCCGACTGTGCTCCGGCACCCATCAGTTCAGCCCCAGTTCGTCTTTTACCGCAGTGATCTCGGAGATAGCGATCTCATACATTCGTTCCCTCGGGATAAGAGCGTCGCCAAGAGCGATCCTTGTCCGGTCGCATCCTGCGGCGAACGAAGGGGTCTTGTACTTCTTCGTGACCGTCTTCACCGTCACATCGGATATGTTTCCTCCCTTGACATACGCACAGGCGACGATCAGTCCAGACACGCTGTCGGCGACCTGGAGACAGATCTCCACAGGGGTCGTATAGTCGGTACCAAATATCATGTGATTGTGGCGTTTGATCGGAAGAGCGATCTCGTCGCCGACACCTGCCGCACGAAGGATCTCGTATCCGGCAAGTCCGTGCTTTTCCATATCCTCGTCGATCTCCTCGAAGTCGATGTCGTGAAGGATGCCGATCGTTTCCCAAAGGACAGCATCTTGTCCCAACTCAGCAGCCAGACCTCTCATGACGGCGGCGGTCGAGATACAGTGACCGACAAGCGAGGGAGTGGCTACATGTTGTTTGAGAAGCGTGAGTGCCTCTGTTTTTTCCATGTCCTATTTATTGGATATGAAAAGGGATAAGAGTCTCGACGCACAATGTATTTGTATGCAAGATTGGATACTTGATGTGATCATCGGCGTCTCGGCAATCATTTTGTTTGCCATTCTGCTTCTGGGTCTGCCCCACGTCCTCCCGGCGGCCTATGGATACGTAGCAGCTTTCCTGATTTTTGTGGCATACCTCACAACTGCAGGACTGACAGTAATTAAAAAATCGATCCAAAAATAAATTTATATTTTTTTTTACCAAAACTTGAAAAGCTATTCCTGCTTTTCCAGGGCTTTATAATCCGTTTTATTCATTTTGGTAAGGGGCATCGCTTCCAGAATCGAGATCGAGACCGGAACGCTCCAGTGATTCAGATTCGCTTTGGCAAAGGCGATAATGTCTTTTATCGCGGCCTCGGGATCCATCTTCTCCTTCAGCGTTACATAGAGTTTGATCCGCGTATCCGTCTTCCAGGGAATACCCATCGCACAGGACTGGGAGATGATCGGGCACTTTTCCATGACGGCCTCGATCATGAGAGGATAGACATTGTATCCGTTGACTTTGACGAGCCGCTTGTATCTGCACCGGAAATTGATGTTGTTCCCTTCCCCGATCGAGACGATGTCCCCGGTGTGGAGCCAGATGCGGCCGTCGTCATGCATGCGGAGAACAGCGGCGGTCTCTTCAGGATTTTTGTAGTAGCCGGTCATGATTGCCGGACCGATCATACACAGTTCTCCTTCCTCGGTGTTAGGCAGGACGTCAGTCGTTCCGGGAGCGACAACGCATATCTCCGTTCCGGCAAGAGGGACACCCACGCCCCCTTCCTTTAACGTGGAGTAATGCACGCCGGTGATAACACAGGCCCCGCCGGCTTCGGTCAGACCGTAGCCCGGACGGAACTCTGCTCCGCCTTTTTCTTTTCCGAGAATGTCGTTATACCGGTAGGCAAGCTCGGGAGAGACCCGGTCCCCGCCGCATACCAGATGTTTGACGCAGGAGAGATCCTTTCCTT from Methanocorpusculum labreanum Z includes:
- a CDS encoding MBL fold metallo-hydrolase — its product is MNTHFPADKADKIAEMFCFTDDQKQSFCNTADGILLTHQDEDPDTIITAVCEYADLIAKSKGTGYTPKIARQKIGEDVLLTSIEPPCGSNTYILETKEGFLVIDSGFPCYAEELKRTVLSLYPDFAQRKTELLITHIDMDHMGAMDLFDCVYLNEASLENFTRENTGVANYRVKNPSRAPFYNMVVMLTGYKTPSLKNVSLIGSVKPDPTIPLSYIGDLKTAGLTFSVYEGIGGHVEGSMLFLENELGLMFTGDILINPDGFTPEQLKVNRYPAILAGGSVNEDSKKAAAERFAAYDMMQGRRWMVCPGHGNVFQL
- a CDS encoding 30S ribosomal protein S17e codes for the protein MGIKPSYIKSMGIALLEQHGKSFNGNFDDNKKVVAEITTIESKMIRNRVAGYVTRKVNTTPARR
- a CDS encoding thiamine-phosphate synthase family protein — encoded protein: MGAGAQSAVLRDLQKAHGKLQDVSRYIIPRDDLAIAYATADAVDKKGVAIARGSSVGFGVDEPIVKTLLTVRRFDPTIRSAACIRYEDDILATAVETLRDVEVYDPEKFPAGISTMDWGIASVCRKGVPLAIANPESSRGPGRICLLGTTPEEVANRILIISQRLTYIDI
- a CDS encoding HDIG domain-containing metalloprotein; the protein is MEKTEALTLLKQHVATPSLVGHCISTAAVMRGLAAELGQDAVLWETIGILHDIDFEEIDEDMEKHGLAGYEILRAAGVGDEIALPIKRHNHMIFGTDYTTPVEICLQVADSVSGLIVACAYVKGGNISDVTVKTVTKKYKTPSFAAGCDRTRIALGDALIPRERMYEIAISEITAVKDELGLN